ACCCTTTTGTTTGCAATATTTATACAGAATCTCAAAGCAAGCGGGAGAAGTGGTGATTACCCAGATGTCATGCATGATCTGAGCACCACCGTACCTCTAGGTTTTGCCTTGATCAATTTTACAGTGACACCAAGCATAAGgataaaaaatggtattgAAAGGTTGTCCACATTTGTAAGTAACTTGGTTCTATGAATCTTCATGTCAGATACGTAGGACGGACTCTTTCCTGTGTAAATATTTGTGACAGCTACGTCTATTTTCTACTAGATGTTTACACAGTTTTGTCACAGGAAATCTACGCTTAAAATATGTATTTCATTCAAGCGGTAACCGCTGTACGAGCAGTGACATTGCTGGTCGCACCTTAAATGTAAACCAAAGTTACGGCACACCGTGATGCACCCGCATTAAAGTTTTGTAAA
This genomic interval from Saccharomyces cerevisiae S288C chromosome VIII, complete sequence contains the following:
- a CDS encoding uncharacterized protein (hypothetical protein; identified by expression profiling and mass spectrometry; localizes to the peroxisome in a Pex5p-dependent manner in oleate), whose amino-acid sequence is MHDIWVITTSPACFEILYKYCKQKGRARMGGLIVKIIRFNHASV